From the genome of Leptodactylus fuscus isolate aLepFus1 chromosome 1, aLepFus1.hap2, whole genome shotgun sequence, one region includes:
- the LRRC19 gene encoding leucine-rich repeat-containing protein 19, translated as MKTILLIICMGSLYKQIQCQDSQERDLSGTNLTQIPRSDVTNITKLNLSHNTIALTPEDDTALASYPSLIELNLSQNNITELINSSFREQAKLEVLILSNNYITSIGELAFINLKNLKVLDLSFNVITHLPANIQIPSPQLQALNLQNNSLTNLDIKEALKELKTPLNITLSGNPWNCNCDLISLSLWLNNSTVVLENENITLCATPQKMTNYKIKEINTAQADVLSCNGTGDTSAITVSIPSYNNFTSLVTMPLNGTNATSAKGNSWTFLVGVVVVGIVTSLLILIAVKFPRWYNFILSYNHHRLKEEEPYMFEEEFNVDFSMGANDKNQEDDTVVVFEQTHSFVVEEDGFIEDKYIDERDITDS; from the exons GAACGTGACTTGTCTGGGACAAATCTCACACAGATCCCTAGAAGTGATGTAACAAACATAACAAAACTGAACTTGAGTCACAACACCATTGCCTTAACTCCAGAAGATGATACAGCCCTAGCGAGTTATCCTAGCTTGATAGAGCTGAATCTCTCCCAGAATAACATTACTGAGCTTATAAACAGTTCCTTCAGAGAACAAGCTAAGCTTGAGGTGTTAATCCTCAGTAataactacattacatctataggagAACTGGCATTTATTAATCTGAAAAATCTGAAGGTTTTGGACCTTAGCTTCAATGTTATTACTCATCTACCTGCAAACATTCAGATACCGTCACCCCAACTGCAAGCTTTAAACCTGCAAAACAACAGCTTGACTAACCTGGATATTAAAGAGGCCCTAAAGGAACTGAAAACGCCTCTGAACATAACACTTAGTGGGAATCCATGGAACTGTAACTGCGACCTTATCAGTCTGTCCTTGTGGTTAAATAACAGCACAGTTGTTCTCG AAAATGAGAACATCACTTTGTGTGCCACACCACAAAAAATGACAAACTATAAGATAAAAGAAATCAATACAGCACAAGCAGATGTATTAAGTTGTAATGGCACTGGTGACACTTCAGCAATCACAGTATCAATCCCCTCCTATAACAATTTCACATCTCTTGTGACAATGCCCCTTAATGGAACCAACGCTACATCTGCCAAAG GGAACAGCTGGACATTTCTGGTTGGAGTAGTTGTTGTTGGGATTGTTACCTCATTACTGATATTAATTGCTGTCAAGTTCCCAAGATGGTACAACTTCATCCTCAGCTACAATCATCATCGtctcaaagaagaagaaccatacATGTTCGAGGAGGAGTTTAATGTAGACTTTAGCATGGGTGCCAATGACAAAAATCAAGAAGATGACACTGTTGTGGTCTTTGAGCAAACACACTCATTTGTGGTTGAAGAAGATGGATTTATAGAGGATAAGTACATAGATGAACGCGATATAACAGACAGTTAA